Within the Pseudonocardia alni genome, the region AACTCGGCGCGCTCGCGCCCGTCCATCTCGACGATCACGCCGTTCCCGACGCGAACGCTCGGCTGCGGGTCGAAGTCGCTCTCCATGGCGACGAGACCCTTCTCCGGCCATTCCTCGACGAAGCCGTCGAGGTTGACCGGGCGGGACTCGAGCATGTCCGTGCGCTTGGAGGTCCGGGCCCCGGTCGCCGGGGTGCCCGCCTCGGGGAGGGTGCTGGTCATCGGTCAGTCTCCTTCGCGGGCGAGCAGGTCGCGGGCGGCGTAGACCTGCGCGGCCTCGCGGACGAGCGCGGCGCAGGTGGCGGCGGCGTAGTCGTTCTCCAGCCGGTCGGCGATCTCCGCGAGCCGGGCGGCCGACGAGGCGCGGGGCCGCAGCGCGTTGTAGATCGCGAGAACCTCCTCGTCGGGGACGGCGGTGAGCTCGGCGGCACGCCGCATGTTCTCGGCGAGCTGGCGGCGGCCGACCGAGTCGGAGATCTCGCCCTGGAGCTTCAGGGTCTCGGGCGAGATGCGGAGGTCCTCGTTGCGGATCTCCCCCGACACGACGGCGGCCATGGTGACCTCCGCCAGCGGCCGGCCGGTCGGGGTGCGGAGCAGGTCGGGCCGCTGCACGGACAGCGGGTAGTCGGTGGGGCCGAGGGTGGTGGTCATCGGGTCTCCTCCAGGCGGGACGCCACGGGCTGCTCGACCGGGGCCTCCGGGTGCGGGACGCGGCCGACGGGGGTCTCGCCGGTCGCGGCGGCCTCCAGCTCGGCCGGGGTGAGGAAGCGCTCGACCAGCAGGACGAAGGCGCCGCCTCCGATCAGGCCACCGAGCAGCGGGGCGACGATCGGGAGCCACCAGTACGGGACACCGGCGGCGGTGACGAACGCGGTGTCGTAGCCGGTGACGAACGAGGCGAGTCGGGGGCCCAGGTCACGGGCCGGGTTGATCGCGTAGCCGGCGTTGGCACCGAACGCGATGCCGATGCCGACGACCAGGAAGCCGATCATGAAGGGCGCCATGTTGGCGCCGGGCGGGTTGTTCAACGCGTTGGTCAGCGCGAAGATCACGAAGACGAGCAGGGCGGTGCCGACGATCTGGTCGCCGAACGCGGCGAAGATCGTGACGTGCTCGCCGGGCAGGGTCGAGAAGATGGTCTGCGTGGCGACGGTGTGGCCGGGGTCGACCGCCGCGATCGGGCCGGCGTAGACGGCCCGCACGACGAGGGCGGCGAGGAAGGCGCCGACCGTCTGGGCCAGCCAGTAGGGCACGACCTTGCGCCAGGCGAAGCCCTTGAACACGGCCAGCGCCAGGGTGACAGCCGGGTTGAGATGGGCGCCGCTCACACGGCCGGCGATGTAGACGCCCATGGTGACCGCGACGCCCCAGCCCCAGACCAGGGTGCCCCAGTCGCCGTTGGCGCCCTCGGAGGTCACGACCTGGGCGACGGTGCCGCAGCCGATGAGGATCAGGACGAAGGTCCCGGCGAACTCGGCTGCGAGCTCGCCGGCGTCCCCGCGGCTCACGCGAGTGCCGCGACGGCGGCCTCGGCCACCGTCACGTCCTGCTCCACCGAGCCGGCGCTGACCCCGACCGCGCCGACGAGCTCACCGTCGCGGTGGATCGGGATGCCGCCGCCGAAGATGACCATGCCACCGGCGGTGTGCTCCAGGCCGTAGAGCTCGGCACCGGGCTGCACCAGCGGGGTCAGCGCCGCGGTCGGCAGGTTCATCAGGATCGAGGTGCGCGCCTTGCGCTGGGCGATGTCGATGCTCGCGCGGATCGCGCCGTCCTGGCGGGCGAAGGCGAGCAGGTGACCGCCGTCGTCCACGATCGCCACGTTCATCGGCTGGCCGATCTCGGTCGCCTTCGCCAGTCCGGCGGCCAGCGCCTTCTCTGCGTCCTGGAGGGTCAGTCGCTGCATCCGGGCCTCACTCCTCGTCGAGTCGAGCTGCCCGGGTCCGTACCGGGCCACGACGAGGACGCTATGAGCGCGGTCACCCGCGCAGATATGAGGACTCTCCCTACCTCACCCCCACCCCCACACCCTCCGGAGAGGGCCGTACGGCCCAGTCGGCGCCGGTGCGGAGGGGTCGACGGACCGGTCGCCGAAGCAACGTCGACCAGGTGGCCCGGCCGGCCGCAGCGACGGCGGCCACGCCGTCCTGCGTGCGGCCCTCGCTCAGTTGCCCGCGCCGAAACGCGCGAGCATGGTCCGGTTGCGGGCACCGGTCTTCCGCAGCACCGCTCCGACGTGCTTCTCCACCGTCTTGACCGAGATGGCCAGCCGGGTGGCGATCTGCTTGTCGGCCAGCCCCTGTTCGACGAGTGCGCGGACCTCCCGCTCCCGCAGGGTCAGCGTGTGCTGGCCGCGGGCCGGCTGCAGGCCGGCGGGCGGCGCGACGAGCGGACCCGCCGTACAGGGGGTGGGCGGGTCGGGCCAGCAGGCCCGCACGCGCGTCCCCCACCCGGGGACGCTGTCGATCTCCAGCCGGCCGCCGGCGGCGCGCACGGTGGACTCGACCCGGTCCAGCCCGGACCGGGGCGCGGTGACGGGGTCGAAACCGCGGCCGTCGTCCTCGACGAGCAGACGGACCGTTCCCGTCTCGAACGCCAGCCCCACCCGCAGCGTGCACGCACCGGAGTGCAGCACCGCGTTGTCGAGCAGCAGCCGCGCGACCTCGTGCACCCCCGTCGCGACGACCGGGGCCGGCACCCGCTCGGTACCCAGGGTGACCACGCCGCCGCGGGCACCGAGCGCGCGCAGCGCGCGGTCCAGCTCGGCCCGCAGCTCCGGCAGCAGCTGCGGCGCGGCGGGGGCGGTCGCGACCGCCGGGACGTCGGCGAGCAGCCGGGCCGCCATCACCGCGACGGCCGCCTGCTCGGCGAACCCCTCGACCGCGGCGACGTCGGAATCGCGGAAGCGTCCACCCCCACCGAAAGCACAGGCTCCGAGCAACTCGTCGTCCCACCAGAGGGGGGTTCCGAGCACGTCCGATGCGCCGGGGCCGTCCCCCTCCACAAGGAGGGTGCGGGGCTCCCGGACCAGGCGGGCCAGGACGTCCTCCACCGGGGGCAGGGGATCGCGGTGCACGACCGGTGCCGGGTCGCCCAGCAACGCGACGGTGCCGCCACCACCGCCCAGCCTGCTGGTCGTGCGCCGGACGAGGTCGTCGAGCAGCGACGTCACACCCCGGTCCTGCGCCGCACCGTGAGCGAGGATCACCCGGTCCTCCCGGTATCCATCTTGCATCTATGCCGCATTCCTGGAGGGGAACGGTAGGGATGTCGACCGGGGTGGGCAAGCCTCGCGAACCCGGGCCGGACGTGTTCAGGCATCATTTCGGATGTGGACGACGGGTCACGGGCGAGCGGTAGCGCCACCGAACGGGCGTACCGGTTCGCCAAGGCCGGGATCCTCGACGGCTCCCTGCCCGCGGGCGAGCTGATCAGCGAGGGTCAGGTCGCGCGGCCGCTCGCGCTGAGCCGCACGCCGGTCCGCGAGGCGTTCCTGCAGCTGCAGGCCGAGGGTCTGCTGAAGCTCTACCCCAAGCGCGGCGCGCTCGTGGTGCCGGTCTCCCCCGGTGAGGTGGACGCCGTCGTCGAGGCCCGCGACGTCATCGAGTCGCACGCGATCGCCACCGTCGTGGGGGTCGACGACGAGACCCTGGAGCACATCACCGCCGCGATGGACGCCGCGATCGAGGACCAGCTCGCCGCCGTGGCCGCGCGCGACGAGCTCGCCTTCGTCGAGGCCGACCGCCAGTTCCACACCGTGCTGGTGCGGGCCGGGTGCCGCAGCATCCTGCTGGAGGTCTACGGGACGCTGCGCGACCGGCAGCTGCGGATGAACATGGGTGCACTGGGCGGCCGCTTCCCCGGCCGGGCCGAGCGCCTGGTCGCCGAGCACCGGCAGCTGCTCGCCGGGCTGCGCGCCCGGGACCGCCAGGGTTCGGTGGCCGTGCTCCGGGTGCACCTGGCGGGCACCCGGGCGTCGGTTCTGGGTGCTCCCCCGGCGAGCGCCTGAGCCGCCGGGCCTCAGCCCCGCAGCACCCGCACCACGACCGTGCGGCTCGCGCGGTCGTGCCAGCCCCGGCCGTCGGTGTCGCGCAGGAACGGCGGCAGCACCACCGCGATCATCGCGGTGCGCAGCAGCGCCCGCGGGACACCGACGTGGGTCGCCATGTCGGTGCGCGCGACCCGCATCCCCAGCGCGAGGTGCCCCGGTGCCGTGCCGAGCACCGACACGGACAGCGCGGTGATCACGAACCAGGTCCCGAGGACCCACCAGCTGAACTCCGGGGTGCCGAGCGCGTCGACCCCGGCGACCAGCAGCACCAGCAGGTAGGACAGGAACCAGTCGAGGCAGACGCCGGCGACCCGGCGGCCGAACCCGGCGACGGAGTAGTGACCGGTCGCCGGCAGCCCGAAACGCTCGCCGGGGTGTCCGGCCGGGGCGGAGCCCCCGGCGGATGAACCGGGGAGCCAGGACTCGATCCAACGGGCCATGCTCTCTAGCGTAGGCGCCGTAGCCGCACCACCGAGCGGGACCGGACCGGACACCGATGACGAACGTGATCGATGTCGCGGTCGGGTCAGTTAACGTCGGTGAAACAGGTGAGTGATGGGTGAGCAACACGCCACTCCTACCGTCACCCACGATCTCCACCAGCGAATGAAGGAGCCCAGAGAGTGTTCAGCAACGCCGAAGAGGTACTCAAGTACATCTCGGACGAGAAGGTCGAGTACGTCGACATCAGGTTCTGCGACCTGCCCGGCGTCATGCAGCACCTCACCGTCCCCGCCAAGACGGCCGGCGACCTCCTGGAGAACGGCGCCGCCTTCGACGGCTCCTCCGTCCGCGGTTTCCAGGCGATCAACGAGTCCGACATGGCACTGCACCCGGACACGACGACCGCCCGTCTCGACCCGTTCCGCAAGCACAAGACGCTGAACATCAACTTCTTCGTGCACGACCCGATCACCGGCGAGCCCTACTCCCGTGACCCGCGGAACGTCGCCCGCAAGGCCCAGGAGTACCTGGCCGCGTCCGGCATCGCCGACACCGCGTACATGGCGCCCGAGGCCGAGTTCTACGTCTTCGACTCGATCCGGTTCGGCACCGACCCGCACCAGGCCTACCACCACATCGACTCCGCGGAGGGCTGGTGGAACACCGGCCGCGAGGAGGTCGGGGG harbors:
- a CDS encoding diol dehydratase small subunit, which gives rise to MTTTLGPTDYPLSVQRPDLLRTPTGRPLAEVTMAAVVSGEIRNEDLRISPETLKLQGEISDSVGRRQLAENMRRAAELTAVPDEEVLAIYNALRPRASSAARLAEIADRLENDYAAATCAALVREAAQVYAARDLLAREGD
- a CDS encoding MIP/aquaporin family protein — translated: MSRGDAGELAAEFAGTFVLILIGCGTVAQVVTSEGANGDWGTLVWGWGVAVTMGVYIAGRVSGAHLNPAVTLALAVFKGFAWRKVVPYWLAQTVGAFLAALVVRAVYAGPIAAVDPGHTVATQTIFSTLPGEHVTIFAAFGDQIVGTALLVFVIFALTNALNNPPGANMAPFMIGFLVVGIGIAFGANAGYAINPARDLGPRLASFVTGYDTAFVTAAGVPYWWLPIVAPLLGGLIGGGAFVLLVERFLTPAELEAAATGETPVGRVPHPEAPVEQPVASRLEETR
- a CDS encoding GlcG/HbpS family heme-binding protein: MARYGPGQLDSTRSEARMQRLTLQDAEKALAAGLAKATEIGQPMNVAIVDDGGHLLAFARQDGAIRASIDIAQRKARTSILMNLPTAALTPLVQPGAELYGLEHTAGGMVIFGGGIPIHRDGELVGAVGVSAGSVEQDVTVAEAAVAALA
- a CDS encoding LuxR C-terminal-related transcriptional regulator, whose protein sequence is MILAHGAAQDRGVTSLLDDLVRRTTSRLGGGGGTVALLGDPAPVVHRDPLPPVEDVLARLVREPRTLLVEGDGPGASDVLGTPLWWDDELLGACAFGGGGRFRDSDVAAVEGFAEQAAVAVMAARLLADVPAVATAPAAPQLLPELRAELDRALRALGARGGVVTLGTERVPAPVVATGVHEVARLLLDNAVLHSGACTLRVGLAFETGTVRLLVEDDGRGFDPVTAPRSGLDRVESTVRAAGGRLEIDSVPGWGTRVRACWPDPPTPCTAGPLVAPPAGLQPARGQHTLTLREREVRALVEQGLADKQIATRLAISVKTVEKHVGAVLRKTGARNRTMLARFGAGN
- a CDS encoding GntR family transcriptional regulator, giving the protein MDDGSRASGSATERAYRFAKAGILDGSLPAGELISEGQVARPLALSRTPVREAFLQLQAEGLLKLYPKRGALVVPVSPGEVDAVVEARDVIESHAIATVVGVDDETLEHITAAMDAAIEDQLAAVAARDELAFVEADRQFHTVLVRAGCRSILLEVYGTLRDRQLRMNMGALGGRFPGRAERLVAEHRQLLAGLRARDRQGSVAVLRVHLAGTRASVLGAPPASA
- a CDS encoding RDD family protein, yielding MARWIESWLPGSSAGGSAPAGHPGERFGLPATGHYSVAGFGRRVAGVCLDWFLSYLLVLLVAGVDALGTPEFSWWVLGTWFVITALSVSVLGTAPGHLALGMRVARTDMATHVGVPRALLRTAMIAVVLPPFLRDTDGRGWHDRASRTVVVRVLRG